In Planctomycetota bacterium, a single window of DNA contains:
- a CDS encoding methyltransferase, which translates to MTEVLTVEQPCRLELECLPDVHVPGPSSLELARYLFSVKGKTVLDLGCGTGLFALVAARLGAREVWATDLSSAAVEATRRNAARNGLEIHVKQGDLFEPVRGRRFDVIVTNPPQTPAPPEAQGPKFGGEDGLRYFRTILREAPRYLDDGGQLLTFLLSLADTATFERLLAENFRYRPLPKSRREFSREEYDGYWPGLFEFLLERRRRGRAEFEEENGRFFCWVRYYMAMKK; encoded by the coding sequence ATGACGGAAGTTCTCACCGTCGAGCAGCCCTGCCGCCTGGAACTGGAATGCCTCCCCGACGTCCACGTCCCCGGCCCCTCGTCTCTCGAGCTGGCGCGGTACCTTTTCTCCGTGAAGGGGAAGACCGTCCTCGACCTCGGCTGCGGCACGGGTCTTTTCGCGCTCGTGGCGGCCCGGCTGGGCGCCCGCGAGGTCTGGGCCACCGACCTCTCCTCCGCCGCCGTCGAGGCGACCCGGCGCAACGCCGCCCGCAACGGCCTGGAGATTCACGTCAAGCAGGGGGACCTTTTCGAGCCCGTCCGGGGCCGTCGCTTCGACGTCATCGTCACCAACCCGCCTCAGACGCCGGCGCCGCCGGAGGCCCAGGGACCCAAGTTCGGCGGCGAGGACGGCCTGCGCTACTTCCGCACGATCCTCCGCGAGGCGCCGCGGTACCTCGACGACGGCGGCCAGCTTCTCACCTTTCTCCTCTCTCTGGCCGACACCGCCACCTTCGAGCGTCTGCTCGCGGAAAACTTCCGCTACCGGCCGCTCCCCAAATCCCGGCGCGAATTCAGCCGCGAGGAATACGACGGGTATTGGCCCGGCCTCTTCGAGTTCCTTCTGGAGCGCCGCCGGCGGGGGCGGGCGGAATTCGAGGAAGAGAACGGGCGCTTCTTCTGCTGGGTCCGTTACTACATGGCGATGAAAAAATGA